Within the Corynebacterium tuberculostearicum genome, the region CACCATGCCCCCGGCTCCTTTGCCGTTGCTTGGCTGGATGCGCTCTACGATGTCCCAACGGCGGATATCGAGGGCCTGGTCAAGCTCACTGACGTGGAGGAGGTTTAAGTGTCTATTGACTGGACGCTCTACCTAGTCACCGATCCAGACCTGGCTGGCGGGCGAGACAACGTGGTTTCCATCGTGCAGGAGGCTGTACGCGGCGGTGTAACCGTTGTCCAGCTCCGCGACAAGGAAGCAAGCGATGAACAAATCGAGCGCACCGCACGCGAATTGCTCGGCGTATTAGGCGATGTCCCGCTATTCATCAATGACCGCGTGGAGGTGGCCGCAAAACTCGGCTGCCACCTGCACATTGGGCAGGATGATATGGCTTTTCGCGAGGCCGGGGAGAAGCTAGGTGAGGACCAGCTTATTGGCTTATCCATCGGCAGTAACGAGGAGCTTGCTGCT harbors:
- the thiE gene encoding thiamine phosphate synthase — encoded protein: MSIDWTLYLVTDPDLAGGRDNVVSIVQEAVRGGVTVVQLRDKEASDEQIERTARELLGVLGDVPLFINDRVEVAAKLGCHLHIGQDDMAFREAGEKLGEDQLIGLSIGSNEELAAIADDARPDVIGIGPVHSTATKKNAPAGMGTAAAAALAHAAHERGIESVAIGGIKTHNAHELAGSDFAGICVVSDIMAAKDPAAAAAHLKEAFHG